In Paenibacillus sonchi, a single genomic region encodes these proteins:
- a CDS encoding non-ribosomal peptide synthetase, producing the protein MERPHFAEEIHKLTEIENSGGTVHILQADISDPAAVQALLTQVEHSVGELTGVIHAAGVADGELIQRSTRESSKNMLAAKVDGTLSLFEALRGKPLDFFILCSSLSSYLPAIGQAGYCAANAFLDSFAFYAHAQNPGFPVLSVNWERWRQTGMSRRIEALHKELTGSELEHAITEGEGIQIFSRIGNLALPQVIISAFDMNERVQLHEQAGSPLDFEGVESISHQQPDAGIFERPSLTTEYVSPRNEREREIAQLWEAQFGVQSVGIDDSLFELGGDSLMALSILARVQKQWNERIPMAYFINHPTVAGISSYMEQATPIMSSGVKPVARREYYPLTSVQKRVYFLQKMHSMTTVYNNPGIYQLESDIGIGLLRQIFQKILQRHEILRTSFGFAGEEAVQTVHQSVEFSIEELDEHEAGMDAVIAGFIRPFELEKAPLLRVGYLRDKRILLIDMHHLVSDEMSYRLLIKDFLALYEGRDLTVLPLQYKDYAAWQSGMKGSPAFVSQQQYWLDQFADGAGETRLQLPLDFKPPLVQSFEGDFIRFDVDADTSRRFKQLLKTEGVTLNMGLLALYAVVLFKICQQETVIIGTPVSGRKHTDLEHVIGPFVDTVALKLSMGAEASFAEFLQEVKQTLSSALDHQDYPFEELIGSLDLEQDLSRNPLFETMFSYREVYDKTNQIGGVREITSFYRHKTAMFTIRFTAWEEGPQIGCEIEYSTTRLAQETMQRFAGFFEHLMQQVLHGPARPLAEIAVMTDIEKQQILFGFNQTQSIVEPGHNIVSLFERQAEEHPEKIAVAAGLTAMSYLELNHAVNQLAHYLQKNGVTRGTPVGIYLERSPDAAVAILAVLKAGGCYVPVDPSIPIRRILQIQEEAGLAVMLSTSGLTEQAKLECGRMILLDREREAISQESSANPGNGVEASHTAYMIFTSGSTGKPKGVKIPHRALTNFLLSMAKKPGMTAEDKLLSVTTLSFDIFGLELFLPLVTGALVVLATNREAADGRVLGQLLAAHGITVMQATPATWKMLLLSGYSGSSRLKALCGGESLPPDVARELLPKVGSLWNMYGPTETTIWSTVAEITNAGQILIGKPIDNTQIYILDQNRNPVPLGVYGEMYIGGAGVADGYVNHQQLTEKNFVGNPFSTLYPKMYRTGDLARFLPDGTLQCEGRMDDQVKIRGFRIELSEIQAVIAAYPGIKDNVVVLESNVPNEEEPESGDKKSITSYMVPAGPEAVHIDELKSYLLERLPSYMIPVQFFIIDQIPLSANQKTDKKKLRTMQQKLLVSAKAYKEPVSELEKQISSIWMKLLHKETISITDSYFDLGGTSITVVLLQEQMREAFGVPLQVADIFSHPTIERLAGFMERKMTPEASLLLKGIKMPSGYYLTANDRNEQMKLRLELEPAAAQGLVHIANSHGMRTEEVILSLLYYVLNQISREEMIEITLLDGNHGVHQACIDFSELEDFDSLFIKIRDKVSDIQSQHSPAENIRIEEKDEKNLFLLFPLTSSAAAGLSFPFNALWTWEISRQEKIIVQLDYDGLLWKAAALSKVVQGFTQLANQLASRLYIP; encoded by the coding sequence ATGGAGCGCCCCCATTTTGCAGAAGAGATCCATAAGCTAACGGAAATAGAAAACTCCGGAGGCACCGTTCATATTCTGCAGGCGGATATTAGTGATCCGGCTGCAGTTCAGGCATTGCTTACACAGGTTGAGCATTCGGTGGGAGAGCTGACGGGGGTTATCCATGCTGCCGGAGTTGCAGATGGTGAGCTCATCCAACGCTCCACCCGGGAGAGCTCCAAAAATATGCTGGCGGCTAAGGTAGACGGCACGCTTAGCTTGTTTGAGGCTCTGCGGGGGAAGCCGCTCGACTTTTTTATTTTATGCTCATCCCTAAGCTCCTATCTTCCGGCAATTGGGCAAGCGGGGTATTGTGCCGCCAATGCATTCCTTGACTCCTTTGCCTTCTATGCCCATGCCCAAAATCCCGGTTTTCCTGTCTTGTCAGTCAACTGGGAGCGCTGGAGACAGACCGGGATGTCGAGAAGGATTGAAGCCCTGCATAAGGAGCTGACGGGATCGGAACTGGAGCATGCGATTACAGAAGGAGAAGGTATTCAGATTTTTTCGCGGATTGGGAATCTCGCTCTGCCTCAGGTCATCATTTCTGCCTTTGATATGAACGAGAGGGTCCAGTTACATGAGCAGGCCGGTTCTCCCCTTGATTTTGAGGGAGTGGAGAGCATTTCTCATCAGCAGCCTGATGCGGGGATATTTGAACGGCCCAGCCTGACAACGGAGTATGTCTCTCCGCGAAATGAGCGGGAGCGGGAGATCGCACAGTTATGGGAAGCGCAGTTCGGGGTGCAGTCGGTCGGGATAGATGACAGCCTGTTTGAATTGGGAGGCGATTCGCTGATGGCTCTCTCGATTCTGGCGAGGGTCCAAAAGCAATGGAATGAGCGTATCCCAATGGCGTATTTTATTAACCACCCCACTGTGGCAGGCATCAGCAGCTATATGGAGCAAGCAACGCCAATCATGTCAAGCGGGGTCAAGCCTGTGGCGCGTAGAGAATATTATCCGCTGACTTCCGTTCAGAAACGTGTGTATTTTTTGCAAAAGATGCATTCTATGACGACGGTATACAACAATCCGGGAATCTATCAACTGGAAAGCGACATCGGTATCGGCTTGCTCCGGCAAATCTTCCAGAAGATCCTGCAGCGGCATGAAATCCTGCGGACCTCCTTCGGCTTTGCCGGCGAAGAAGCGGTTCAAACGGTTCATCAGAGTGTTGAGTTCTCCATCGAAGAGCTGGACGAACACGAAGCCGGCATGGATGCGGTAATCGCGGGGTTTATTCGTCCGTTTGAACTGGAGAAGGCTCCACTGCTGCGGGTCGGGTATTTGCGGGACAAGCGTATTTTGCTGATCGACATGCATCACCTCGTATCGGATGAGATGTCATACCGGTTGTTGATTAAGGATTTCCTTGCTTTGTATGAGGGCAGGGATTTGACCGTATTGCCTTTGCAATACAAGGACTACGCAGCGTGGCAATCCGGAATGAAAGGCAGTCCGGCGTTCGTAAGCCAGCAGCAATATTGGCTGGATCAATTCGCGGACGGGGCCGGCGAAACCAGGCTGCAGCTGCCGCTCGATTTCAAGCCGCCGCTCGTTCAAAGCTTTGAAGGCGACTTTATCAGGTTCGATGTGGATGCCGACACGAGCAGACGGTTTAAGCAATTGCTGAAAACAGAGGGCGTGACCTTAAATATGGGGCTGCTGGCGCTTTATGCAGTGGTTCTTTTTAAGATCTGCCAGCAGGAGACGGTCATCATCGGTACCCCGGTATCCGGCAGAAAGCATACGGATCTGGAACATGTCATCGGCCCGTTTGTAGACACGGTTGCGTTGAAGCTGTCCATGGGAGCCGAGGCTTCTTTTGCGGAATTTCTGCAAGAAGTCAAGCAGACGCTGTCCTCCGCTCTGGATCATCAGGACTATCCCTTTGAAGAGCTGATAGGCAGCCTGGACCTGGAACAGGATTTAAGCCGTAATCCTTTGTTTGAAACGATGTTCAGCTACCGGGAGGTATACGACAAGACGAATCAAATCGGCGGCGTGCGGGAGATCACCTCTTTTTACAGACACAAGACTGCGATGTTTACGATAAGATTTACCGCTTGGGAAGAAGGGCCGCAAATCGGCTGCGAAATTGAGTACAGTACCACACGGCTGGCCCAGGAAACGATGCAGCGGTTTGCCGGTTTTTTTGAACATCTCATGCAGCAGGTTCTGCACGGGCCGGCCAGACCGCTGGCCGAAATTGCAGTGATGACAGATATTGAAAAACAACAAATCCTGTTTGGCTTCAATCAGACACAAAGCATTGTGGAGCCCGGGCACAATATCGTTTCGTTATTTGAGCGGCAGGCCGAGGAGCATCCGGAGAAGATTGCCGTTGCCGCGGGGTTAACCGCCATGAGCTATCTGGAATTAAATCACGCTGTAAATCAGCTGGCTCATTATTTGCAAAAGAACGGCGTTACCCGGGGAACGCCGGTGGGAATATACCTGGAGCGCTCCCCGGATGCGGCTGTCGCCATCCTCGCTGTGCTGAAGGCGGGAGGCTGTTATGTGCCGGTTGATCCAAGCATTCCAATCCGGCGGATTCTCCAAATCCAGGAGGAGGCCGGGCTGGCGGTCATGCTGTCCACCAGTGGCTTAACAGAGCAGGCGAAGCTGGAATGCGGGAGAATGATCCTGCTGGACCGGGAGCGGGAGGCCATATCACAGGAGTCATCAGCCAATCCGGGCAACGGGGTGGAGGCTTCACACACGGCCTATATGATCTTTACTTCCGGTTCCACCGGCAAACCGAAAGGGGTGAAGATTCCGCACCGCGCATTGACGAATTTCCTGCTCTCCATGGCCAAAAAGCCTGGGATGACAGCGGAGGATAAGCTTTTATCGGTAACTACCCTCTCGTTTGATATTTTCGGTCTGGAATTATTCCTGCCGCTGGTCACGGGAGCGCTCGTTGTCCTGGCGACCAACCGGGAAGCAGCCGATGGCAGAGTCTTGGGGCAGCTGCTCGCAGCACACGGAATTACGGTGATGCAGGCAACACCGGCCACATGGAAGATGCTGCTGCTGTCCGGCTATTCCGGCAGCAGCCGGCTGAAGGCGTTATGCGGAGGGGAGAGCCTGCCGCCGGATGTAGCCCGGGAGCTGCTTCCCAAAGTAGGCTCGCTGTGGAACATGTACGGGCCTACCGAAACAACGATCTGGTCAACCGTCGCCGAGATCACCAATGCCGGGCAAATCCTGATCGGAAAGCCGATTGATAATACACAAATTTACATCCTGGATCAGAACCGGAACCCGGTGCCATTGGGAGTCTACGGAGAGATGTATATCGGCGGAGCCGGGGTGGCAGACGGATATGTCAACCATCAGCAGTTAACCGAGAAGAACTTTGTCGGCAATCCCTTCAGCACGTTGTATCCCAAGATGTACAGGACAGGTGACCTCGCCCGCTTTTTGCCGGATGGCACACTCCAATGCGAGGGCCGGATGGATGACCAGGTGAAGATTAGAGGTTTCCGCATTGAACTGTCAGAGATCCAGGCCGTCATTGCCGCTTATCCGGGGATCAAAGACAATGTGGTGGTGCTCGAATCCAACGTGCCGAACGAGGAAGAACCGGAGTCTGGCGATAAGAAGTCTATAACCAGCTACATGGTTCCGGCCGGACCGGAAGCGGTCCATATCGATGAGCTGAAAAGCTATTTGCTGGAAAGACTGCCGTCCTACATGATCCCGGTGCAATTTTTCATCATTGATCAAATCCCGCTGAGTGCCAATCAGAAAACCGATAAGAAAAAACTGCGGACGATGCAGCAAAAACTCCTGGTGTCCGCGAAGGCGTATAAGGAGCCGGTGTCGGAGCTGGAGAAGCAGATCAGCTCCATTTGGATGAAGCTGCTGCACAAAGAAACCATCAGTATCACAGATTCTTATTTCGACCTTGGCGGAACCTCCATCACCGTGGTTTTGCTGCAGGAACAAATGAGGGAAGCCTTCGGCGTACCGCTCCAGGTTGCCGATATTTTTTCACATCCGACCATTGAACGTTTGGCCGGCTTTATGGAAAGGAAGATGACTCCTGAGGCTTCCTTGTTGCTAAAGGGAATAAAAATGCCTTCCGGATACTATCTGACGGCGAATGACAGGAATGAGCAGATGAAGCTGAGGCTGGAATTAGAACCGGCAGCGGCACAGGGGCTTGTCCATATCGCTAATTCCCACGGGATGAGGACGGAAGAGGTCATCCTGTCGCTTCTGTATTATGTACTGAATCAGATCTCCCGCGAAGAAATGATCGAAATCACTCTTCTGGATGGTAACCACGGAGTACACCAGGCGTGCATTGATTTTTCAGAGCTGGAAGACTTTGATTCGCTCTTTATAAAGATCAGGGACAAGGTCAGTGATATTCAGAGTCAACATTCCCCGGCAGAGAACATCCGGATTGAGGAAAAGGACGAGAAGAATCTGTTCCTGCTATTCCCGCTGACCTCTTCTGCGGCCGCTGGCTTGTCGTTCCCGTTCAATGCGCTCTGGACATGGGAGATCAGCCGGCAGGAGAAAATTATCGTGCAGCTTGATTATGACGGACTGCTGTGGAAAGCGGCGGCGTTGAGCAAAGTAGTTCAAGGTTTCACACAATTAGCCAATCAGTTAGCGAGTCGGCTCTACATTCCATGA
- a CDS encoding ACP S-malonyltransferase yields the protein MIKIALLFPGQGSQYNMMGKALYESSAEAREIFSRTNDILGYDLLAVINEGNLDQLTRTEFAQPAIFAYSYAIFQSIWKGKKFFPSFMAGHSLGEITALTCAGVFKYEDALRLVMERASLMQQATTEGQGGWLPLTVCIRCWWRRSVQGFRMTRIKSWWLTTIPRIKW from the coding sequence ATGATAAAAATTGCTTTGCTGTTTCCAGGTCAAGGAAGCCAGTACAATATGATGGGCAAAGCCCTGTATGAAAGCTCTGCCGAAGCAAGGGAGATTTTTAGCAGAACCAACGATATCCTCGGCTACGATTTGCTTGCTGTCATCAATGAAGGAAATCTGGACCAATTAACGCGGACTGAATTTGCCCAGCCGGCGATCTTTGCCTACAGTTATGCGATTTTTCAATCCATTTGGAAGGGGAAAAAGTTTTTCCCGTCCTTTATGGCCGGCCACAGCTTAGGGGAGATTACAGCACTTACATGTGCAGGTGTGTTTAAGTATGAAGATGCCCTGCGGCTGGTAATGGAGAGAGCGTCCCTGATGCAGCAGGCTACAACAGAGGGACAGGGGGGATGGCTGCCATTAACGGTCTGCATCCGCTGCTGGTGGAGGAGGAGTGTGCAAGGCTTTCGAATGACGAGGATAAAATCGTGGTGGCTAACTACAATTCCTCGAATCAAGTGGTGA
- a CDS encoding ACP S-malonyltransferase, producing the protein MAAINGLHPLLVEEECARLSNDEDKIVVANYNSSNQVVISGSKALVTQAAENLAKIGAISIPLQVSAPFHTPYLEISNQIFQRVLAATDMSAINWPVLSNVDAKPYSDLEGIRARLSMQMVSAVRWKETIDYLLRQGVNTFIELGPKSALTNLIKRDFSHVRAFSYEEHNQEIMAIIDEQIAEKRPTLVSRSLAIAVCTRNQNWDEAEYQRGVIEPYRKVQALSNRLEEEGREESAEDMKEAIEMLRSVFVTKKVPLEEQRERFTQIFDETKNRHLFDDFAPIMFDEKETVYEK; encoded by the coding sequence ATGGCTGCCATTAACGGTCTGCATCCGCTGCTGGTGGAGGAGGAGTGTGCAAGGCTTTCGAATGACGAGGATAAAATCGTGGTGGCTAACTACAATTCCTCGAATCAAGTGGTGATTTCCGGCTCCAAGGCACTGGTCACGCAGGCAGCGGAAAATCTGGCGAAAATCGGGGCGATCAGCATTCCGCTCCAGGTTTCCGCTCCTTTCCATACACCTTATCTTGAAATCAGCAATCAAATATTCCAGCGTGTCCTGGCCGCTACGGATATGTCCGCCATCAACTGGCCGGTTCTGTCCAATGTGGATGCGAAGCCTTATTCCGATCTGGAGGGAATTCGTGCCCGGCTCAGCATGCAAATGGTCAGTGCGGTGAGATGGAAAGAAACGATTGATTATTTGCTGCGCCAAGGCGTGAACACCTTTATCGAGCTGGGTCCGAAGTCGGCTTTGACCAATCTGATCAAACGTGATTTCTCGCATGTACGCGCCTTTTCTTATGAGGAACATAACCAGGAGATCATGGCAATCATCGATGAGCAAATCGCCGAAAAACGCCCTACTCTGGTGTCACGTTCTTTAGCTATCGCTGTGTGTACACGAAATCAGAACTGGGATGAGGCGGAGTACCAACGGGGCGTGATTGAGCCTTACCGGAAGGTGCAGGCACTGAGTAACCGGCTGGAGGAAGAAGGCCGCGAAGAGTCTGCGGAAGACATGAAAGAGGCCATCGAGATGCTCCGCTCGGTTTTTGTTACCAAAAAGGTGCCGCTGGAAGAGCAAAGGGAACGCTTCACGCAAATTTTTGATGAAACCAAGAACAGACATCTATTTGATGACTTTGCCCCGATCATGTTTGACGAAAAGGAAACGGTGTATGAAAAATAA